Sequence from the Dehalococcoidia bacterium genome:
GGAACCGCCTACCATCTGTTTCGCGCTGAAGGCTGAATCGCAGGTGCCGCTGAGTTTGCTCGATATGTGGATCGATATGATTCCGTCGGCCTCTTTGGCCAGCTTACTGTAGACATGGGCGAAGTCGTTAGGCGTGGGTTGTGAGGTGCCGGGTAGAACGGGGTCGTGCACAAGACGGTCGTAGAATTCGTCCTCACTAATGTCTATGCGATCGCGATATAGCTTATCGCCGAACCGTACGTACAGCGGCACGACGGTTATGCCAAGCTCCTCGGCTACGCCCGGCGGCAGGTCGGCCGTGCTGTCCGTAACGATCTTTACTGCCATCTGAAGCATTACTCCTTGAGAATGGTATCTTATCACATTACTTGATATAGAAGATTATATAACAAAAGAGGCCCCGAGTTACCGGAGCCTCCAAAAATATAGGCGGGCAAAATAAGCGGTCGATTGAGACCGACTCCGTTCGTTTCCAATCGTGCCTGGAAGAACGTTTCATGTATAAATGCATGTGCTGCTGCTAATCGTGTTTTGTATCCACTTCGTGCAGGGAGATCCAGCCCTTTTTCATAGCGTACATGACGGCTTCCGTGCGCGAGCTGACATTGAGCTTCTTGAAGACCTTTTTCAGCCGGCTGCGCACCGTTTGCACTTTAAGATGAAGCTCATCCGCTATTTCCTTGTTGGTTATGCCTCTTGCCGCCAGACGCAGTACGTCCATCTCCTTCTTGGTAAGAGGCTCGGTCAAACCCTTGCTGCCCGGCCTCATCGCCGCGTTGTAGCGCTCGATTACCTTGCGGGCGATCGAAGGCTGGAGCACCGATTCGCCGGAGCAGATGGCCCTGATGGTGGAAATGAGCTCCTGGCCGCGGACGGTTTTCAGCAGATACCCGGCGGCCTTGGCCTCCAGCAGAGCGAACACGTACTGGTCGTCATCGTAGGCGGTAAGTATCAGTATCGCGGTGTTGGGATATTTCTCCTTTATCTGTTTGGTGGCCTCGATGCCGTTGAGATTCGGCATCGCTATGTCCATTATCACAACGTCAGGCTTCAACTTGCCGGTCATCTGAACGGCCTGGATGCCGTCGTCGGCTTCTCCTATGACCTCCATGTCGGACTCACGCTGTATCAG
This genomic interval carries:
- a CDS encoding response regulator transcription factor; translation: MEVREMSKIKILLAEDHVVVREGTRELIQRESDMEVIGEADDGIQAVQMTGKLKPDVVIMDIAMPNLNGIEATKQIKEKYPNTAILILTAYDDDQYVFALLEAKAAGYLLKTVRGQELISTIRAICSGESVLQPSIARKVIERYNAAMRPGSKGLTEPLTKKEMDVLRLAARGITNKEIADELHLKVQTVRSRLKKVFKKLNVSSRTEAVMYAMKKGWISLHEVDTKHD